The following proteins are encoded in a genomic region of Pseudodesulfovibrio mercurii:
- a CDS encoding ArsR/SmtB family transcription factor, with product MEIIKYCKALSDETRARLVNVLLEYELNVGEIVQVMEMGQSRISRHLKILSESGLVHVRREGLWAFYRASEDGQGRAFLNGVRELMSGEPELKRDRNRAEKVILERTAATRQFFDDIAPEWDRMTAEVLGDLDLGREIQARLPECDCAADIGCGTGDMLEILSRSSRSVIGVDNSPKMLELAEERFSGNGRMSLRIGEMTHLPLRDWEADCTVMSLVLHHLAMPLDAIREAGRVLKIGGRLIIAEFDQHQNELMRSEYGDRRLGIPRESMCGWLEEARFDIRSVTEFKVNMGLVVVLYEAEKR from the coding sequence ATGGAAATAATAAAGTATTGCAAAGCGTTGTCTGACGAAACCCGGGCGCGCCTGGTCAATGTCCTGCTGGAATACGAGCTCAACGTGGGCGAGATCGTGCAGGTCATGGAGATGGGGCAGTCGCGGATTTCGCGGCATCTCAAGATTTTGTCCGAGTCCGGGCTGGTGCACGTGCGCCGCGAGGGCCTGTGGGCCTTTTACCGGGCCAGCGAGGACGGACAGGGCCGCGCGTTCCTCAACGGCGTGCGCGAACTCATGTCCGGCGAGCCCGAGCTCAAGCGGGACCGCAACCGGGCCGAGAAGGTCATCCTGGAGCGCACGGCGGCCACCCGCCAGTTCTTCGACGACATCGCGCCCGAGTGGGACCGCATGACCGCCGAGGTCCTGGGCGACCTGGACCTGGGCCGCGAGATCCAGGCCCGGCTGCCCGAGTGCGACTGCGCAGCGGACATCGGCTGCGGCACGGGCGACATGCTCGAGATCCTGTCCCGCTCGTCGCGCTCGGTCATCGGCGTGGACAACTCGCCCAAGATGCTCGAGCTGGCCGAGGAGCGCTTCTCGGGCAACGGGCGCATGTCCCTGCGCATCGGGGAGATGACTCACCTGCCCCTGCGCGACTGGGAGGCGGACTGCACGGTCATGTCCCTGGTCCTGCACCATCTGGCCATGCCGCTCGACGCCATCCGCGAGGCGGGCCGCGTGCTCAAGATCGGCGGCCGCCTGATCATCGCCGAGTTCGACCAGCACCAGAACGAGCTCATGCGCTCGGAGTACGGGGACCGCCGACTCGGCATCCCCCGCGAGAGCATGTGCGGCTGGCTGGAGGAGGCGCGCTTCGACATCCGCTCCGTCACGGAATTCAAGGTCAACATGGGCCTCGTCGTGGTCCTGTACGAGGCCGAAAAACGATAA
- a CDS encoding tetratricopeptide repeat protein translates to MRHPSTPLRPAWCLCAALLWLAIGPAATPAVAAPVHFTVLLAPFETPDTAGKAHRAALKALLTANGFRVVEPPELLNGPGRYAGVSKWLEPAWRDGWLARTQAEYVLFGREDGDLLVLGIYPGYDYDDSPNELTAYRPGDPAEMDRLARDIGRAVINAARDFVDDEDMDNRAYRLSRHADRLKTALGLKDSPFFRSPGNTYALRLAVVETLMELDWEVEDRFVLEEVMTRLAPLLASEKDNPDTRGYVWSLSILLNTRLGDRYDDPAALLRAVADCDAVLAFPETGEDAETASWTYAQKGENLRRLAQLRDDNGLYRRSSDDFMRALDLLPKGPNRQRGDMHSDLGLNGMDMARATGDPRLFKDAIGHFDRAIENFDRREYPWSWGMAQVNRACALIGLADIEDQVDNRRRANKNLRLALEAFTLRDYPSRWLATEVALGRSLVSLGDETGTPEPYQEAAALLDKAVPRAEAEGLDWSEMSFWLGLAHEQLGETGDDAVQFETAATWYDKTLGKLPDDDLDLRPYTYKRLGYVLAQLGERESLPEYYDRSGQDYAVAAALFARSGDEEECALARFQEGRSYLSLTARTPQVESLDKALSAFTKALDHFRGHDERLATARCNIYIARCLLHLGDRLAEADHYVKALARLDEAQKDLADKAHPADWLNTVAVKGMAYARLADHYRSIDDYDKAIGAYSTVLTAIRLEDNPELWVDTQSDLGMTLKRKAAQLDDVSMAEEAGTHFQAALDHLNREQDPARWARVSNNYANLLCFQGRLTRKTGSLEQGIATYRAVQAVWTRERYPLQWAMTLYNIGNAQLSIASMGGDGKTAETALSLLLQARDNLGDQSPGFRDDIDDSIRTARNLIRRLQRKTPARSTT, encoded by the coding sequence ATGAGACACCCCTCGACCCCACTCCGCCCCGCATGGTGCCTGTGCGCCGCCCTCCTCTGGCTGGCCATCGGCCCCGCCGCCACGCCCGCCGTTGCCGCGCCCGTGCACTTCACCGTCCTGCTGGCCCCGTTCGAGACCCCGGATACCGCCGGGAAGGCGCACCGGGCCGCGCTCAAGGCGCTCCTGACGGCCAACGGGTTCCGCGTAGTGGAGCCGCCGGAACTGCTGAACGGCCCCGGGCGGTACGCGGGCGTCTCCAAGTGGCTGGAGCCCGCCTGGCGCGACGGCTGGCTCGCCCGGACCCAGGCGGAATACGTCCTGTTCGGCCGGGAGGACGGCGACCTTTTGGTCCTGGGCATCTACCCCGGCTACGACTACGACGACTCGCCCAACGAGCTGACGGCCTACCGCCCCGGTGATCCGGCCGAGATGGACCGGCTGGCCCGCGACATCGGCCGGGCCGTGATCAACGCGGCCCGCGACTTCGTGGACGACGAGGACATGGACAACCGGGCCTACCGGCTCTCCCGCCACGCGGACAGGCTCAAGACGGCCCTCGGGCTCAAGGACAGCCCGTTCTTCCGCTCCCCCGGCAACACCTACGCCCTGCGCCTGGCCGTGGTGGAGACCCTCATGGAGCTGGACTGGGAGGTGGAGGACCGCTTCGTGCTCGAGGAGGTCATGACCCGGCTCGCGCCCCTGCTGGCCTCGGAAAAGGACAACCCCGACACGCGCGGCTACGTCTGGTCCCTGTCCATCCTCCTGAACACCCGCCTGGGCGACCGCTACGACGACCCCGCCGCCCTGCTGCGGGCCGTGGCCGACTGCGACGCCGTGCTCGCGTTCCCCGAGACCGGGGAGGACGCGGAGACCGCGTCGTGGACCTATGCCCAGAAGGGGGAAAACCTGCGGCGGCTGGCGCAACTGCGCGATGACAACGGACTGTACCGGAGATCCAGCGACGACTTCATGCGGGCCCTGGACCTGCTGCCCAAGGGCCCGAACCGGCAACGGGGCGACATGCACTCCGACCTCGGCCTCAACGGCATGGACATGGCCCGCGCCACCGGGGACCCCAGGCTCTTCAAGGACGCCATCGGGCACTTCGACCGGGCGATCGAAAATTTCGACAGGCGGGAATACCCCTGGAGCTGGGGCATGGCCCAGGTCAACCGGGCCTGCGCCCTGATCGGCCTGGCCGACATCGAGGACCAGGTGGACAACCGGCGGCGGGCCAACAAGAACCTGCGGCTGGCCCTGGAAGCCTTCACCCTGCGGGATTATCCGAGCCGATGGCTGGCCACCGAGGTCGCCCTGGGGCGCAGCCTGGTCAGCCTCGGCGACGAGACCGGAACGCCCGAGCCGTACCAGGAGGCCGCCGCCCTGCTCGACAAGGCCGTGCCCAGAGCGGAGGCGGAGGGCCTGGACTGGTCCGAGATGTCCTTCTGGCTGGGGCTGGCCCACGAGCAGCTGGGCGAGACCGGGGACGACGCCGTACAGTTCGAGACCGCCGCGACCTGGTACGACAAGACCCTCGGCAAGCTGCCAGACGACGACCTGGACCTGAGGCCCTATACCTACAAGCGGCTCGGGTACGTGCTCGCGCAACTCGGCGAGCGCGAAAGCCTGCCGGAATATTACGACAGGAGCGGGCAGGATTACGCCGTGGCGGCGGCCCTGTTCGCGCGGTCGGGCGACGAGGAGGAATGCGCCCTGGCCCGATTCCAGGAGGGGCGCAGCTATCTTTCCCTCACGGCGAGAACGCCCCAGGTCGAATCGCTGGACAAGGCGCTGTCCGCCTTCACCAAGGCCCTGGACCACTTCCGGGGTCACGACGAACGCCTGGCGACGGCCCGGTGCAACATCTACATCGCCCGGTGCCTCCTCCACCTCGGAGACCGGCTGGCCGAGGCCGACCACTACGTCAAGGCCCTGGCGCGCCTGGACGAGGCGCAGAAAGACCTTGCCGACAAGGCCCACCCCGCCGACTGGCTCAACACCGTGGCCGTGAAGGGGATGGCCTACGCCAGGCTGGCCGACCACTACAGGAGCATCGACGACTACGACAAGGCCATCGGGGCGTATTCCACCGTGCTGACGGCGATCCGGCTCGAAGACAACCCGGAACTGTGGGTGGACACCCAAAGCGACCTGGGCATGACCCTCAAGCGCAAGGCCGCGCAGCTCGACGACGTCTCCATGGCCGAAGAGGCCGGGACCCACTTCCAGGCCGCACTCGACCATCTCAACCGCGAGCAGGACCCGGCACGGTGGGCGCGCGTCAGCAACAACTACGCGAATCTCCTGTGCTTCCAGGGCAGACTGACGCGGAAGACCGGCAGCCTTGAACAGGGCATCGCCACCTACCGCGCCGTGCAGGCGGTCTGGACCAGGGAGCGATACCCCCTGCAATGGGCCATGACCCTCTACAACATCGGCAACGCCCAGCTGTCCATCGCCTCCATGGGCGGGGACGGCAAGACGGCGGAGACCGCCCTGTCCCTGCTGCTGCAGGCCAGGGACAACCTCGGCGACCAGTCCCCCGGCTTCCGGGACGACATCGACGACAGCATCCGCACGGCCCGGAACCTGATCCGGCGGCTCCAGCGGAAGACCCCGGCCCGGTCCACCACCTAG
- the argB gene encoding acetylglutamate kinase, translating to MKRYQLQAKSIIETLPFITEFYGKTIVIKYGGNAMIDEDLKRAFALNVILLKYIGINPVVVHGGGPQIGKMLKALNIESRFREGYRVTDQATMDVVEMVLVGKVNKEIVNLINLHGGQAVGLSGKDGRLITAEPKELAVEKKDAPPEIIDLGKVGEVTSVNTKLIHSLLNDGFIPVIAPVGVDEAGETYNINADSVAGAVATALGAKRLYLLTDVPGLLDAEGQLVTSLSAKEAFEAIRSGVVTGGMIPKIKCCLEAVAGVEKSAIIDGRVENCILLELFTKSGIGTEIIY from the coding sequence ATGAAGCGGTATCAGCTTCAGGCCAAGTCCATCATCGAGACCCTGCCGTTCATCACCGAATTCTACGGCAAGACCATCGTCATCAAGTACGGCGGCAACGCCATGATCGACGAGGACCTGAAGCGCGCCTTCGCCCTGAACGTCATCCTGCTCAAGTACATCGGCATCAACCCGGTGGTCGTGCACGGCGGCGGGCCGCAGATCGGCAAGATGCTCAAGGCCTTGAACATCGAGTCCCGCTTCCGCGAGGGGTACCGGGTCACGGACCAGGCCACCATGGACGTGGTCGAGATGGTCCTGGTGGGCAAGGTCAACAAGGAGATCGTCAACCTGATCAACCTGCACGGCGGCCAGGCCGTGGGGTTGTCCGGCAAGGACGGGCGGCTGATCACGGCCGAGCCCAAGGAACTGGCCGTGGAGAAGAAGGACGCCCCGCCCGAGATCATCGACCTGGGCAAGGTGGGCGAGGTCACCTCGGTCAACACCAAGCTCATCCACTCCCTGCTGAACGACGGGTTCATCCCGGTCATCGCGCCCGTGGGCGTGGACGAGGCGGGCGAGACCTACAACATCAACGCCGACTCCGTGGCCGGTGCCGTGGCCACCGCCCTGGGGGCCAAGCGCCTCTACCTGCTGACCGACGTGCCCGGCCTGCTCGACGCCGAGGGCCAGCTGGTCACCTCCCTGAGCGCCAAGGAGGCCTTCGAGGCCATCCGCTCGGGCGTGGTCACCGGCGGCATGATCCCCAAGATCAAGTGCTGCCTGGAGGCCGTGGCCGGGGTGGAGAAATCGGCCATCATCGACGGCCGCGTCGAGAACTGCATCCTGCTCGAACTGTTCACCAAATCCGGCATCGGCACCGAGATCATCTACTAG
- the glp gene encoding gephyrin-like molybdotransferase Glp has protein sequence MHGFFTIISRAEFEALLRGFAPLDAETVDLAESAGRVLAHDLIAPHDWPLLARSCMDGFAVNARDVFGAGESNPGYLECVAALSIDKLPDIVLNPGECARIATGGVLPEGADAVVMVEHTQAMQDEIVGGTIEIRKSAAPFDNVMQRGEDARKDATALPAGTVLRPQEIGLAAALGFEEISLVRRPRVGILSTGDELIEVGATPRPGQVRDVNTHTVAALVEQAGGLPVPYGIIKDDLESLGRALATAIAENDAVLLSGGSSIGVRDLTVQAIEAMEDAKILAHGVAISPGKPTILGRVGKKPVLGLPGQVTSALVVVHVLVLPLLRHLQGDPAAFSPTCRCLRKAQLARNVASKPGREDYVRIRLEERPGQPPLAHPVLGKSGLLRTIVQAHGLATIPADSEGLYADALVDIWIV, from the coding sequence ATGCACGGATTCTTCACCATCATCTCCCGCGCCGAGTTCGAGGCCCTGCTGCGAGGCTTCGCCCCCCTGGACGCCGAGACCGTGGACCTGGCCGAATCGGCCGGGCGCGTCCTGGCCCACGACCTGATCGCCCCCCACGACTGGCCCCTGCTGGCCCGGTCGTGCATGGACGGCTTCGCGGTCAACGCCCGCGACGTATTCGGGGCCGGCGAGTCCAATCCCGGCTACCTGGAATGCGTGGCCGCCCTGTCCATCGACAAGTTGCCGGACATCGTCCTCAACCCCGGCGAGTGCGCGCGCATCGCCACGGGCGGGGTGCTGCCCGAGGGCGCGGACGCCGTGGTCATGGTCGAGCACACCCAGGCCATGCAGGACGAGATCGTGGGCGGGACCATCGAGATCCGCAAAAGCGCGGCCCCGTTCGACAACGTCATGCAGCGCGGCGAGGACGCCAGAAAGGACGCCACCGCCCTGCCCGCGGGCACGGTCCTGCGGCCCCAGGAGATCGGCCTGGCCGCTGCCCTGGGCTTCGAGGAAATTTCACTGGTCAGACGGCCCAGGGTGGGCATCCTGTCAACGGGCGACGAGCTCATCGAGGTCGGCGCCACGCCCAGGCCCGGCCAGGTGCGCGACGTGAACACCCACACCGTGGCCGCCCTGGTGGAACAGGCGGGCGGCCTGCCCGTGCCCTACGGGATCATCAAGGACGACCTGGAGAGCCTCGGCCGAGCCCTGGCCACGGCCATCGCCGAGAACGACGCGGTCCTGTTGTCCGGGGGCAGCTCCATCGGCGTGCGCGACCTCACGGTCCAAGCCATCGAGGCCATGGAGGACGCGAAAATTCTGGCCCACGGGGTGGCCATCAGCCCCGGCAAGCCGACCATCCTCGGCCGCGTGGGCAAGAAGCCCGTGCTCGGCCTGCCCGGCCAGGTGACCTCGGCCCTGGTGGTGGTCCACGTCCTGGTCCTACCGCTCCTGCGCCATCTCCAGGGCGATCCGGCCGCGTTCTCCCCGACCTGCCGCTGCCTGCGCAAGGCGCAGCTGGCCCGCAACGTGGCCTCAAAGCCGGGTCGCGAGGACTACGTGCGCATCCGGCTGGAGGAACGCCCCGGCCAACCGCCCCTGGCCCACCCGGTGCTCGGCAAGTCCGGGCTGCTGCGGACCATTGTCCAGGCCCATGGGCTGGCCACCATCCCGGCCGATTCCGAGGGGCTCTACGCCGACGCGTTGGTTGATATCTGGATCGTTTAA
- the ahcY gene encoding adenosylhomocysteinase, producing MSKNVTPVDPACEYKVADLSLAEWGHMEMQLSEREMPGLMAIIEKYGTEKPLKGLKVTGSLHMTIQTAMLIKCLHALGADIRWASCNIFSTQDHAAAAIADSGMAKVFAWKGETLEDYWWCTEQALTWPDGSGPDLIVDDGGDATLLIHQGVKVEADPSLADKEYDVHEFQIIMDRLGASVKANPTKWTDISKKVRGVSEETTTGVHRLYEMQRAGELLFPAINVNDSVTKSKFDNLYGCRESLADGIKRATDVMVAGKVVVVVGYGDVGKGCAQSMRGFGARVLITEIDPICALQAAMEGFEVTTMDDAAPRGDIFVTCTGNYHVVTGAHMEAMKDEAILCNIGHFDSEIEMIYLEKTKGCTKKTVKPQVDKWTLTSGRSIIILAEGRLVNLGCATGHPSFVMSNSFTNQALAQMDLAKNDYEPKVMILPKKLDEEVARLHLGRLGVKLEKLTQKQADYIGVDVEGPYKPDHYRY from the coding sequence ATGTCCAAAAACGTCACGCCCGTCGATCCCGCCTGCGAGTACAAGGTGGCCGACCTCTCCCTGGCCGAGTGGGGCCACATGGAAATGCAGCTGTCCGAACGCGAGATGCCCGGCCTCATGGCCATCATCGAGAAGTACGGCACGGAAAAACCGCTCAAGGGCCTCAAGGTCACCGGCTCCCTGCACATGACCATCCAGACCGCCATGCTCATCAAGTGCCTGCACGCGCTCGGCGCGGACATCCGCTGGGCGTCCTGCAACATCTTCTCCACCCAGGACCACGCCGCCGCGGCCATCGCCGACTCCGGCATGGCCAAGGTCTTCGCCTGGAAGGGCGAGACCCTGGAGGACTACTGGTGGTGCACCGAGCAGGCCCTGACCTGGCCCGACGGCTCGGGCCCGGACCTCATCGTGGACGACGGCGGCGACGCCACCCTGCTCATCCACCAGGGCGTCAAGGTCGAGGCCGACCCGTCCCTGGCCGACAAGGAATACGACGTCCACGAGTTCCAGATCATCATGGACCGCCTGGGCGCCTCGGTGAAGGCCAATCCGACCAAGTGGACCGACATCTCCAAGAAGGTGCGCGGCGTGTCCGAGGAGACCACCACCGGCGTGCATCGTCTCTACGAGATGCAGCGCGCGGGCGAACTCCTGTTCCCGGCCATCAACGTCAACGACTCCGTGACCAAGTCCAAGTTCGACAACCTGTACGGCTGCCGCGAGTCCCTGGCCGACGGCATCAAGCGCGCCACCGACGTCATGGTGGCGGGCAAGGTCGTGGTCGTGGTCGGTTACGGCGACGTGGGCAAGGGCTGCGCCCAGTCCATGCGCGGCTTCGGCGCGCGCGTCCTGATCACCGAGATCGACCCCATCTGCGCCCTGCAGGCCGCCATGGAGGGCTTCGAGGTGACCACCATGGACGACGCCGCCCCGCGCGGCGACATCTTCGTCACCTGCACCGGCAACTACCACGTGGTCACCGGCGCCCACATGGAGGCCATGAAGGACGAGGCCATCCTGTGCAACATCGGCCACTTCGACTCCGAGATCGAGATGATCTACCTGGAGAAGACCAAGGGCTGCACCAAGAAGACCGTCAAGCCCCAGGTGGACAAGTGGACCCTCACGTCCGGCCGGTCCATCATCATCCTGGCCGAAGGCCGCCTGGTCAACCTCGGCTGCGCCACCGGCCACCCGAGCTTCGTCATGTCCAACTCCTTCACCAACCAGGCGTTGGCCCAGATGGACCTGGCCAAGAACGACTATGAGCCCAAGGTCATGATCCTGCCCAAGAAGCTGGATGAAGAGGTCGCCCGCCTGCACCTGGGCCGTCTCGGCGTGAAGCTGGAGAAGCTGACCCAGAAGCAGGCCGATTACATCGGGGTCGATGTCGAAGGCCCCTACAAGCCCGACCACTACCGCTACTAG
- a CDS encoding putative sulfate/molybdate transporter, which yields MRLSFNRMEWAGSMGDLGTLLPLSFGMIMINGLSATGLFLTVGLMYLLAGFYYRVPIAVQPMKVVSAYAIGLALSPQMITASGILLAVMLLFLGTTGLVDRVARLVPRPVIRGVQLSTGILLLSKGVHLIVGKNPLQLMNGMCEPFLLVQSLGPVSMSVLSGVLFGLIALLLLRSNRFPAGLVVVVAGAVFGTLFGAWRELVDIRVGLHMPEILPFGIPTMADFGFALVALVAPQIPMTMGNAVIASRDLSFEYFGNDSRRVTDRALCISMGLANVFAALVGGMPVCHGAGGLAAHYAFGARTAGSNVIIGLLFVALAVLLGSQSINVLHLLPMGVLGMLLFYAGAQLALTIQDVQTRSGLFVMMVMLGITMASNLAWAFGVGICMTWIINKGRISI from the coding sequence ATGCGACTGAGTTTCAATCGGATGGAATGGGCGGGCTCCATGGGCGACCTGGGCACGCTGCTGCCGCTGTCTTTCGGCATGATCATGATCAACGGCCTGTCGGCCACCGGGCTCTTCCTGACCGTGGGGCTCATGTATCTCCTGGCCGGATTCTACTACCGGGTGCCCATCGCGGTCCAGCCCATGAAGGTCGTCTCGGCCTACGCCATCGGCCTGGCACTCTCGCCCCAGATGATCACCGCTTCGGGCATCCTCCTGGCCGTGATGCTCCTGTTCCTCGGGACCACCGGCCTGGTGGACCGCGTGGCCCGCCTGGTGCCCCGGCCGGTCATCCGGGGCGTGCAGCTGTCCACCGGCATCCTGCTTCTGTCCAAGGGCGTCCACCTCATCGTGGGCAAGAACCCGCTTCAGCTCATGAATGGGATGTGCGAGCCGTTTCTGCTTGTCCAGTCCCTGGGCCCGGTGTCCATGTCCGTGCTGTCCGGCGTGCTCTTCGGCCTGATCGCCCTGCTGCTCCTGCGCAGCAACCGCTTTCCGGCCGGGCTGGTGGTGGTCGTGGCGGGCGCGGTCTTCGGCACCCTGTTCGGGGCCTGGCGCGAGCTGGTGGACATCCGCGTGGGGCTGCACATGCCCGAGATCCTGCCCTTCGGCATCCCGACCATGGCGGACTTCGGCTTCGCCCTGGTCGCCCTGGTGGCCCCGCAGATTCCCATGACCATGGGCAACGCGGTCATCGCCAGCCGGGACCTGAGCTTCGAATACTTCGGCAACGACAGCCGGAGGGTCACGGACCGCGCCCTGTGCATCTCCATGGGGCTGGCCAACGTCTTCGCCGCCCTGGTGGGCGGCATGCCCGTGTGCCACGGCGCGGGCGGCCTGGCCGCGCACTACGCCTTCGGGGCGCGCACCGCGGGCTCCAACGTGATCATCGGCCTGCTCTTCGTGGCCCTGGCCGTGCTCCTGGGTTCCCAGTCCATCAATGTCCTGCACCTCCTGCCCATGGGCGTGCTCGGCATGCTCCTGTTCTACGCCGGGGCGCAACTCGCCCTGACCATCCAGGACGTGCAGACCCGCTCGGGCCTGTTCGTCATGATGGTCATGCTCGGCATCACCATGGCCTCCAATCTGGCCTGGGCCTTCGGCGTGGGCATCTGCATGACCTGGATCATCAACAAGGGGCGGATCTCCATCTAG
- a CDS encoding uridine monophosphate kinase, whose amino-acid sequence MGKLIKEKDAKGRLHIDTPLMGESLVDRNVLKGTEASEYFRMQPDVNVLKIGGQSIMDRGAKALFPILKELVKAKEKHKILLMCGGGTRARHVYSIGVDLGMPTGVLSKLGDKVSAQNAEMLSVLLAKHGGALIGHGDHLEQLHMYCQLGYLPITTGIPPYGFFEHPAEHGSIPPHRTDSGAFLLAENIGARSLIYLKDEKGMFDGDPKKAKNRDALKFYDKIHVDELIKLDLDDLIVERPVLTFLKNAKTLKSFQIIDVLRHPEHLHAALDGEHVGTIIYKD is encoded by the coding sequence ATGGGCAAGCTGATCAAGGAAAAGGACGCCAAGGGCAGACTGCATATCGACACCCCGCTCATGGGCGAGTCCCTGGTGGACCGCAACGTGCTCAAGGGCACCGAGGCGAGCGAGTACTTCCGCATGCAGCCGGACGTCAACGTGCTCAAGATCGGCGGCCAGTCCATCATGGACCGCGGGGCCAAGGCCCTGTTCCCCATCCTCAAGGAACTGGTCAAGGCCAAGGAAAAGCACAAGATTCTGCTCATGTGCGGCGGCGGCACCCGGGCCCGCCACGTCTACTCCATCGGTGTGGACCTGGGCATGCCCACCGGCGTCCTGTCCAAGCTCGGCGACAAGGTCTCGGCCCAGAACGCCGAGATGCTCTCGGTCCTCCTGGCCAAGCACGGCGGCGCCCTCATCGGCCACGGCGACCACCTGGAGCAGCTGCACATGTACTGCCAGCTCGGCTACCTGCCCATCACCACCGGCATCCCGCCCTACGGCTTCTTCGAGCACCCGGCCGAACACGGCTCCATCCCGCCCCACCGCACCGATTCCGGGGCCTTCCTCCTGGCCGAAAACATCGGCGCGCGCTCGCTTATCTACCTCAAGGACGAAAAGGGCATGTTCGACGGCGACCCCAAGAAGGCCAAGAACCGCGACGCCCTCAAGTTCTACGACAAGATCCACGTGGACGAACTGATCAAGCTCGACCTCGACGACCTCATCGTCGAACGTCCGGTCCTGACCTTCCTCAAGAACGCCAAGACCCTCAAGTCCTTCCAGATCATCGATGTCCTCCGCCACCCCGAACACCTCCACGCCGCCCTGGACGGCGAACACGTCGGCACGATCATCTACAAGGATTAG
- a CDS encoding discoidin domain-containing protein produces the protein MRNVRLVALGLMVSGVLLWGGAAWALNVDVRVSSFKVDLGLEYAPGNLMDGDPATAWAGGSISSGEGQWMEFAFDVPVRVTGLGIYNGHQGPGQFEKFRRIRSGRVVYPDGSEFPFWLRDEPGEQVVKCPGKPFKSIRIVVDSVFPEGVPLARMKLAVSEVKLYLTLMPAPDDGTARGGKFVPQAPPADTTNAVPDEIKTLLRDFYVKQTSLDDDYYLLFASHVRDRFDFQFEVFKEIQRQRGTFKLLRSARVDPSGLGFELVYLDKDVAEVRAFGTYRVQVGKLDKNLEDDSVFVLMKGNEGWKILELDGQEEDF, from the coding sequence ATGCGAAATGTTCGTCTGGTGGCCTTGGGGCTGATGGTGTCGGGCGTCCTGTTGTGGGGCGGGGCGGCTTGGGCGTTGAATGTGGACGTCCGGGTGTCCAGCTTCAAGGTGGACTTGGGGCTCGAGTACGCGCCGGGGAACCTCATGGACGGGGACCCGGCCACGGCCTGGGCCGGGGGGAGCATCTCCTCGGGCGAAGGGCAGTGGATGGAGTTCGCCTTCGACGTGCCCGTGCGGGTCACGGGGCTCGGCATCTACAACGGGCACCAGGGGCCGGGGCAGTTCGAGAAGTTCCGGCGCATCCGCTCGGGCCGGGTGGTCTATCCCGACGGCTCGGAGTTCCCCTTTTGGCTGCGCGACGAGCCGGGCGAGCAGGTCGTGAAATGTCCGGGCAAGCCGTTCAAGTCCATCCGCATCGTGGTGGACTCGGTCTTTCCCGAGGGCGTGCCCCTGGCGCGCATGAAGCTGGCCGTGTCCGAGGTCAAGCTGTACCTGACCCTCATGCCCGCGCCGGACGACGGGACCGCTCGGGGCGGGAAATTCGTGCCCCAGGCGCCGCCCGCCGACACGACCAATGCCGTGCCCGACGAGATCAAGACCCTGCTCCGGGACTTCTACGTCAAACAGACCTCCCTGGACGACGACTACTACCTGCTCTTCGCGTCCCACGTGCGCGACCGCTTCGACTTCCAGTTCGAGGTCTTCAAGGAGATCCAGCGCCAGCGCGGCACCTTCAAGCTCCTGCGCTCGGCCAGGGTGGACCCCTCCGGCCTCGGCTTCGAGCTGGTCTACCTGGACAAGGACGTGGCCGAGGTCCGCGCCTTCGGGACCTACCGCGTGCAGGTGGGCAAGCTGGACAAAAACCTCGAGGACGACTCGGTCTTCGTGCTCATGAAGGGCAACGAGGGCTGGAAGATTCTGGAACTCGACGGCCAGGAAGAGGATTTTTAA